One genomic segment of Lampris incognitus isolate fLamInc1 chromosome 2, fLamInc1.hap2, whole genome shotgun sequence includes these proteins:
- the iqsec2b gene encoding IQ motif and SEC7 domain-containing protein 1 isoform X1 produces MRSAKRLVLHRSEVYTVEGESQCPETGPHPDGSYSQAPYLRGSERYSDSSAPASGPRGPTCVSTPSSTSLAWSLRTRHQPASLALRKQEEEENKRCKALSDSYELSTDLQDKKVEMLERKYGGSFVSRRAAKTIQTAFRQYRMNKNFERLRSSASESRMTRRIILSNMRLQYSFDERQPQQQAQTQTNFTHSVAIGPPHSPDPDRPGDYTHLEESFSKQVKSLADSIDDALTCRAGRDDSQEGSRESGGIGEDFGECVWSSSSNPSSQRGIGQRARAGGGGLSMHGDSTATSYSDVTLYMDDCLPSSPLSLDRAPSSTDTEYWGPGGGVGVREDSRDTEGGGSSNSRRSTPCTECRDYRLRSTHLPLLTIEPPSDSSVDMSDRSDRGSLSRQLVYEQEPGVGAGSPQGTLKHSPNTGTRTSSTVAAQGQTRAPGRPIPTHIPHHIAHHHHHHHPIHHHQYPDMPSSSSSPQQPPTTPLSSSSSMAMPPGGLEQPCCSDGDNDSLNSTTNSNETVNCSSGSSSQDSLREPLPPLGKQTYQRESRHSWDSPPFNNDVVQRRQYRIGLNLFNKKPEKGIQYLIERGFVSDTPVGIARFILERKGLSRQMIGEFLGNRQKQFNKDVLDCVVDEMDFSGMDLDDALRKFQAQIRVQGEAQKVERLIEAFSQRYCMCNPTLVRQFQNPDTIFILAFAIILLNTDMYSPNIKAERKMKIEDFIKNLRGVDNGQDIPRDLLVGIYQRIQKWELRTNDDHVSQVQAVERVVVGKKPVLSLPHRRLVCCCQLYEVPDPNRPQRAGVHQREVFLFNDLLVVTKIFQKKKTSVTYSFRQSFPLVEMQVHMFQNSYYPHGVRLTSAVLGGERKVLIVFMAPSQQDRTRFVSDLRESIAEVQEMEKYRVESELEKQKGVMRPSLLTGGVVGGVNVKSDVVNGTLGRPSLDDNYSAGEGLKRTALSSSLRDLSETGKRGRRNSVGSLDSTMEGSIISSPQPHQRYPVPSVVPGCYGTEDYRPHRPILSPGTGVGGGPGQQHTTAGTGVGGVSSSVERAGAGSSPGGSNNNSGSFLGSLFGSKRTKPPGPLIPPGPPYPAPVPPPTTGGPPPHSPSSLCQLEGGPSKIQALHAQYCHTGAVQPPPPYYHHHRYHVQTVTPPLQGVAPHAIQRGQLPCRPLLGPLHAQHSPLAHLSQLSQHGLPGRYANMVVGCPPPLSPHSQLSQNPQFALYHVQPTHSVRGGGGPGTKPPLTLSHSHPHPHAHSHTHPGHVHTPHPANHSTHQTHFIFGTLPHHQPSAASVNAHHVAPAAPYLPQYPPLSSIPPPPPHSPLPPPSSPLTPLTPLSPHPPQHPGQPQQGPQVTGAAGGTGTGGSSKSKPINRISTVV; encoded by the exons GTGgagatgctggagaggaagtatgGCGGGTCCTTCGTAAGCCGCAGAGCCGCCAAGACCATTCAGACAGCCTTCCGCCAGTACCGTATGAACAAGAACTTTGAGCGCCTCCGAAGCTCCGCCTCCGAGAGCCGCATGACGCGCCGCATCATTCTCTCAAACATGAGGCTGCAGTATTCTTTTGACGAGCGTCAGCCTCAGCAGCAGGCCCAGACGCAAACCAACTTCACCCACAGTGTGGCTATCGGACCGCCTCACTCCCCAGATCCAGACCGGCCCGGCGACTACACACACCTCGAGGAGTCCTTCTCCAAACAG GTGAAGTCCCTGGCTGACTCCATAGACGACGCCCTTACTTGCCGCGCAGGTCGCGATGACTCCCAGGAGGGCAGCAGGGAGAGCGGGGGTATCGGCGAGGACTTCGGGGAGTGTgtgtggagcagcagcagcaacccGTCCTCCCAGAGGGGCATCGGGCAGCGAGCACGGGCAGGTGGCGGAGGACTCAGCATGCACGGGGACAGCACGGCTACCTCCTACAGTGACGTCACACTCTACATGGACGACTGCTTGCCCTCATCCCCACTGTCGCTGGACCGGGCCCCCAGCAGTACAGACACGGAGTACTGGGGACCCGGCGGTGGTGTCGGGGTACGTGAGGACAGCCGGGACACCGAGGGAGGTGGCAGCAGTAACAGCCGCCGAAGCACCCCATGCACCGAGTGTCGCGACTATCGCTTGCGGAGCACCCATCTGCCCCTCCTCACCATAGAGCCGCCCAGCGACAGCTCGGTGGACATGAGCGACCGCTCGGACCGCGGCTCTCTCAGCAGACAGCTGGTCTACGAGCAGGAGCCGGGGGTCGGGGCCGGCTCCCCTCAGGGAACCCTCAAGCACTCTCCCAACACAGGCACTCgtacctcctccacagtggctgCCCAGGGTCAGACCCGGGCCCCCGGCAGACCCATACCCACGCACATCCCTCACCACATTgctcatcaccaccatcaccaccacccgaTCCATCACCACCAGTACCCAGACATGCCTTCTTCGTCATCCTCCCCTCAGCAGCCCCCCACCACgcctctgtcctcctcctcctccatggccATGCCCCCCGGTGGTCTGGAGCAGCCGTGCTGCTCTGACGGCGACAACGACTCGCTCAACTCCACCACCAACTCCAACGAGACAGTCAACTGCAGCTCCGGCTCCTCATCTCAGGACAGCCTACGGGAGCCCCTTCCTCCTCTGGGCAAGCAGACCTACCAGAGGGAGAGTCGCCACAGCTGGGACTCTCCGCCCTTCAACAACGATGTGGTGCAGAGACGCCAGTACCGCATAGGCCTCAACCTCTTCAACAA GAAGCCAGAGAAAGGGATCCAGTACCTGATAGAGAGGGGGTTTGTGTCCGACACCCCGGTTGGGATCGCTCGCTTCATCCTGGAGAGGAAAGGTCTGAGCAGACAGATGATTGGAGAATTTCTGGGCAACCGGCAGAAACAATTCAACAAGGATGTCTTAGA CTGTGTGGTGGATGAGATGGACTTCTCGGGTATGGACCTGGATGACGCCTTAAGGAAGTTCCAGGCTCAGATTAGAGTTCAGGGAGAGGCCCAGAAAGTAGAGAGGCTCATAGAGGCCTTCAG TCAGAGGTACTGTATGTGTAACCCCACCCTGGTGCGCCAGTTCCAGAACCCCGACACCATCTTCATTCTGGCCTTTGCCATAATCCTACTCAACACGGACATGTACAGTCCCAACATTAAAGctgagaggaagatgaagatAGAAGACTTCATCAAGAATTTGAGAG GGGTTGACAACGGCCAGGACATACCCAGGGACCTGCTGGTTGGGATTTACCAGCGCATTCAGAAGTGGGAGCTAAGGACCAATGATGACCACGTGTCCCAAGTGCAGGCGGTGGAGAGGGTCGTCGTGGGCAAAAAGCCT gtgcTGTCCCTTCCCCACCGTCGGCTGGTGTGTTGCTGCCAACTTTACGAGGTGCCGGATCCAAACAGACCTCAGAGGGCGGGGGTGCATCAGAGAGAGGTCTTCCTCTTTAACGACCTTCTGGTG GTGACgaagatcttccagaagaagaaaACCTCGGTGACTTATAGTTTCAGACAGTCCTTCCCTCTGGTTGAGATGCAAGTCCACATGTTCCAAAACTCCT ACTATCCTCACGGTGTCCGTCTGACCTCAGCGGTCCTGGGCGGGGAGAGGAAGGTCCTCATCGTCTTCATGGCCCCCAGTCAACAGGACCGCACCCGCTTTGTCAGTGACCTCAGAGAGAGCATTGCCGAGGTGCAGGAGATGGAGAAATATCGAGTCGAGT CGGAGCTGGAGAAGCAGAAAGGCGTGATGCGGCCCAGCCTGCTGACCGGAGGTGTGGTTGGAGGTGTAAACGTGAAGAGTGATGTTGTGAACGGCACTCTGGGAAGACCCAGCCTCGACGACAACTACTCGGCCGGGGAGGGCCTCAAACGCACGGCGCTCAGCTCGTCACTCAGGGACCTATCAGAGACAG GGAAACGTGGGCGCAGGAACAGTGTCGGTTCTCTGGACAGTACCATGGAA GGCTCCATCATTAGCAGCCCACAGCCTCACCAGCGCTACCCAGTGCCGAGCGTGGTCCCCGGCTGCTACGGAACAGAAGACTACCGGCCTCACCGCCCCATCCTGAGCCCCgggacgggggtggggggtgggccgGGGCAGCAACACACCACTGCTGGGACAGGAGTTGGGGGAGTCTCCAGCAGTGTAGAGAGAGCGGGAGCGGGGAGCAGCCCCGGGgggagcaacaacaacagtggCTCCTTCCTGGGGTCCCTGTTCGGCAGCAAACGCACCAAACCACCTGGGCCCCTTATTCCACCGGGGCCACCTTACCCCGCTCCTGTCCCCCCACCGACTACGGGAGGGCCCCCTCCTCACTCCCCTTCATCTCTGTGCCAGTTGGAGGGGGGTCCCTCCAAGATCCAGGCCCTACATGCACAGTACTGTCACACGGGCGCCGTGCAGCCACCGCCCCCATACTACCATCACCATCGTTACCACGTCCAAACTGTCACGCCTCCTTTGCAGGGCGTGGCCCCCCACGCTATTCAGAGAGGCCAGCTGCCCTGTCGCCCACTGCTTGGCCCCCTGCACGCCCAACACTCACCGCTGGCCCATctctcccagctctcccagcatggGCTTCCAGGTCGTTACGCCAACATGGTGGTGGGCtgccctccccccctttctcctcactCCCAACTCTCCCAGAACCCCCAGTTCGCCCTGTACCACGTGCAGCCCACACACTCTGTCAGAGGGGGCGGCGGCCCTGGCACCAAGCCGCCCCTAACCCTGTCTCATTCCCACCCGCACCCCCACGCACACTCCCACACCCACCCAGGACACGTGCACACGCCGCACCCGGCCAACCACTCTACACACCAGACCCACTTCATCTTTGGCACGCTGCCGCACCACCAGCCGTCCGCTGCCTCCGTCAATGCCCATCACGTAGCGCCCGCCGCCCCGTATCTGCCCCAGTACCCTCCTCTCTCTtccatcccccctcccccgccaCACTCCCCTttaccccccccttcctcccccctTACCCCTCTTACGCCTCTCTCCCCTCACCCCCCCCAGCACCCAGGGCAACCCCAGCAGGGGCCGCAGGTGACGGGAGCTGCTGGGGGGACCGGTACAGGGGGCAGCTCCAAATCCAAGCCTATCAACCGGATAAGTACCGTAGTCTGA
- the iqsec2b gene encoding IQ motif and SEC7 domain-containing protein 1 isoform X2 encodes MRSAKRLVLHRSEVYTVEGESQCPETGPHPDGSYSQAPYLRGSERYSDSSAPASGPRGPTCVSTPSSTSLAWSLRTRHQPASLALRKQEEEENKRCKALSDSYELSTDLQDKKVEMLERKYGGSFVSRRAAKTIQTAFRQYRMNKNFERLRSSASESRMTRRIILSNMRLQYSFDERQPQQQAQTQTNFTHSVAIGPPHSPDPDRPGDYTHLEESFSKQVKSLADSIDDALTCRAGRDDSQEGSRESGGIGEDFGECVWSSSSNPSSQRGIGQRARAGGGGLSMHGDSTATSYSDVTLYMDDCLPSSPLSLDRAPSSTDTEYWGPGGGVGVREDSRDTEGGGSSNSRRSTPCTECRDYRLRSTHLPLLTIEPPSDSSVDMSDRSDRGSLSRQLVYEQEPGVGAGSPQGTLKHSPNTGTRTSSTVAAQGQTRAPGRPIPTHIPHHIAHHHHHHHPIHHHQYPDMPSSSSSPQQPPTTPLSSSSSMAMPPGGLEQPCCSDGDNDSLNSTTNSNETVNCSSGSSSQDSLREPLPPLGKQTYQRESRHSWDSPPFNNDVVQRRQYRIGLNLFNKKPEKGIQYLIERGFVSDTPVGIARFILERKGLSRQMIGEFLGNRQKQFNKDVLDCVVDEMDFSGMDLDDALRKFQAQIRVQGEAQKVERLIEAFSQRYCMCNPTLVRQFQNPDTIFILAFAIILLNTDMYSPNIKAERKMKIEDFIKNLRGVDNGQDIPRDLLVGIYQRIQKWELRTNDDHVSQVQAVERVVVGKKPVLSLPHRRLVCCCQLYEVPDPNRPQRAGVHQREVFLFNDLLVVTKIFQKKKTSVTYSFRQSFPLVEMQVHMFQNSSELEKQKGVMRPSLLTGGVVGGVNVKSDVVNGTLGRPSLDDNYSAGEGLKRTALSSSLRDLSETGKRGRRNSVGSLDSTMEGSIISSPQPHQRYPVPSVVPGCYGTEDYRPHRPILSPGTGVGGGPGQQHTTAGTGVGGVSSSVERAGAGSSPGGSNNNSGSFLGSLFGSKRTKPPGPLIPPGPPYPAPVPPPTTGGPPPHSPSSLCQLEGGPSKIQALHAQYCHTGAVQPPPPYYHHHRYHVQTVTPPLQGVAPHAIQRGQLPCRPLLGPLHAQHSPLAHLSQLSQHGLPGRYANMVVGCPPPLSPHSQLSQNPQFALYHVQPTHSVRGGGGPGTKPPLTLSHSHPHPHAHSHTHPGHVHTPHPANHSTHQTHFIFGTLPHHQPSAASVNAHHVAPAAPYLPQYPPLSSIPPPPPHSPLPPPSSPLTPLTPLSPHPPQHPGQPQQGPQVTGAAGGTGTGGSSKSKPINRISTVV; translated from the exons GTGgagatgctggagaggaagtatgGCGGGTCCTTCGTAAGCCGCAGAGCCGCCAAGACCATTCAGACAGCCTTCCGCCAGTACCGTATGAACAAGAACTTTGAGCGCCTCCGAAGCTCCGCCTCCGAGAGCCGCATGACGCGCCGCATCATTCTCTCAAACATGAGGCTGCAGTATTCTTTTGACGAGCGTCAGCCTCAGCAGCAGGCCCAGACGCAAACCAACTTCACCCACAGTGTGGCTATCGGACCGCCTCACTCCCCAGATCCAGACCGGCCCGGCGACTACACACACCTCGAGGAGTCCTTCTCCAAACAG GTGAAGTCCCTGGCTGACTCCATAGACGACGCCCTTACTTGCCGCGCAGGTCGCGATGACTCCCAGGAGGGCAGCAGGGAGAGCGGGGGTATCGGCGAGGACTTCGGGGAGTGTgtgtggagcagcagcagcaacccGTCCTCCCAGAGGGGCATCGGGCAGCGAGCACGGGCAGGTGGCGGAGGACTCAGCATGCACGGGGACAGCACGGCTACCTCCTACAGTGACGTCACACTCTACATGGACGACTGCTTGCCCTCATCCCCACTGTCGCTGGACCGGGCCCCCAGCAGTACAGACACGGAGTACTGGGGACCCGGCGGTGGTGTCGGGGTACGTGAGGACAGCCGGGACACCGAGGGAGGTGGCAGCAGTAACAGCCGCCGAAGCACCCCATGCACCGAGTGTCGCGACTATCGCTTGCGGAGCACCCATCTGCCCCTCCTCACCATAGAGCCGCCCAGCGACAGCTCGGTGGACATGAGCGACCGCTCGGACCGCGGCTCTCTCAGCAGACAGCTGGTCTACGAGCAGGAGCCGGGGGTCGGGGCCGGCTCCCCTCAGGGAACCCTCAAGCACTCTCCCAACACAGGCACTCgtacctcctccacagtggctgCCCAGGGTCAGACCCGGGCCCCCGGCAGACCCATACCCACGCACATCCCTCACCACATTgctcatcaccaccatcaccaccacccgaTCCATCACCACCAGTACCCAGACATGCCTTCTTCGTCATCCTCCCCTCAGCAGCCCCCCACCACgcctctgtcctcctcctcctccatggccATGCCCCCCGGTGGTCTGGAGCAGCCGTGCTGCTCTGACGGCGACAACGACTCGCTCAACTCCACCACCAACTCCAACGAGACAGTCAACTGCAGCTCCGGCTCCTCATCTCAGGACAGCCTACGGGAGCCCCTTCCTCCTCTGGGCAAGCAGACCTACCAGAGGGAGAGTCGCCACAGCTGGGACTCTCCGCCCTTCAACAACGATGTGGTGCAGAGACGCCAGTACCGCATAGGCCTCAACCTCTTCAACAA GAAGCCAGAGAAAGGGATCCAGTACCTGATAGAGAGGGGGTTTGTGTCCGACACCCCGGTTGGGATCGCTCGCTTCATCCTGGAGAGGAAAGGTCTGAGCAGACAGATGATTGGAGAATTTCTGGGCAACCGGCAGAAACAATTCAACAAGGATGTCTTAGA CTGTGTGGTGGATGAGATGGACTTCTCGGGTATGGACCTGGATGACGCCTTAAGGAAGTTCCAGGCTCAGATTAGAGTTCAGGGAGAGGCCCAGAAAGTAGAGAGGCTCATAGAGGCCTTCAG TCAGAGGTACTGTATGTGTAACCCCACCCTGGTGCGCCAGTTCCAGAACCCCGACACCATCTTCATTCTGGCCTTTGCCATAATCCTACTCAACACGGACATGTACAGTCCCAACATTAAAGctgagaggaagatgaagatAGAAGACTTCATCAAGAATTTGAGAG GGGTTGACAACGGCCAGGACATACCCAGGGACCTGCTGGTTGGGATTTACCAGCGCATTCAGAAGTGGGAGCTAAGGACCAATGATGACCACGTGTCCCAAGTGCAGGCGGTGGAGAGGGTCGTCGTGGGCAAAAAGCCT gtgcTGTCCCTTCCCCACCGTCGGCTGGTGTGTTGCTGCCAACTTTACGAGGTGCCGGATCCAAACAGACCTCAGAGGGCGGGGGTGCATCAGAGAGAGGTCTTCCTCTTTAACGACCTTCTGGTG GTGACgaagatcttccagaagaagaaaACCTCGGTGACTTATAGTTTCAGACAGTCCTTCCCTCTGGTTGAGATGCAAGTCCACATGTTCCAAAACTCCT CGGAGCTGGAGAAGCAGAAAGGCGTGATGCGGCCCAGCCTGCTGACCGGAGGTGTGGTTGGAGGTGTAAACGTGAAGAGTGATGTTGTGAACGGCACTCTGGGAAGACCCAGCCTCGACGACAACTACTCGGCCGGGGAGGGCCTCAAACGCACGGCGCTCAGCTCGTCACTCAGGGACCTATCAGAGACAG GGAAACGTGGGCGCAGGAACAGTGTCGGTTCTCTGGACAGTACCATGGAA GGCTCCATCATTAGCAGCCCACAGCCTCACCAGCGCTACCCAGTGCCGAGCGTGGTCCCCGGCTGCTACGGAACAGAAGACTACCGGCCTCACCGCCCCATCCTGAGCCCCgggacgggggtggggggtgggccgGGGCAGCAACACACCACTGCTGGGACAGGAGTTGGGGGAGTCTCCAGCAGTGTAGAGAGAGCGGGAGCGGGGAGCAGCCCCGGGgggagcaacaacaacagtggCTCCTTCCTGGGGTCCCTGTTCGGCAGCAAACGCACCAAACCACCTGGGCCCCTTATTCCACCGGGGCCACCTTACCCCGCTCCTGTCCCCCCACCGACTACGGGAGGGCCCCCTCCTCACTCCCCTTCATCTCTGTGCCAGTTGGAGGGGGGTCCCTCCAAGATCCAGGCCCTACATGCACAGTACTGTCACACGGGCGCCGTGCAGCCACCGCCCCCATACTACCATCACCATCGTTACCACGTCCAAACTGTCACGCCTCCTTTGCAGGGCGTGGCCCCCCACGCTATTCAGAGAGGCCAGCTGCCCTGTCGCCCACTGCTTGGCCCCCTGCACGCCCAACACTCACCGCTGGCCCATctctcccagctctcccagcatggGCTTCCAGGTCGTTACGCCAACATGGTGGTGGGCtgccctccccccctttctcctcactCCCAACTCTCCCAGAACCCCCAGTTCGCCCTGTACCACGTGCAGCCCACACACTCTGTCAGAGGGGGCGGCGGCCCTGGCACCAAGCCGCCCCTAACCCTGTCTCATTCCCACCCGCACCCCCACGCACACTCCCACACCCACCCAGGACACGTGCACACGCCGCACCCGGCCAACCACTCTACACACCAGACCCACTTCATCTTTGGCACGCTGCCGCACCACCAGCCGTCCGCTGCCTCCGTCAATGCCCATCACGTAGCGCCCGCCGCCCCGTATCTGCCCCAGTACCCTCCTCTCTCTtccatcccccctcccccgccaCACTCCCCTttaccccccccttcctcccccctTACCCCTCTTACGCCTCTCTCCCCTCACCCCCCCCAGCACCCAGGGCAACCCCAGCAGGGGCCGCAGGTGACGGGAGCTGCTGGGGGGACCGGTACAGGGGGCAGCTCCAAATCCAAGCCTATCAACCGGATAAGTACCGTAGTCTGA